The DNA segment CGCAGGCCGGTGTCGAACCCCAGCTTTTCCGCCGTCTCGATTTCGGCTTCGCTGGTGCCGGTGCGCTTGCAGGCTTCGATGAAGTCGGTCACCGCGGGATTGTCCCGCGCCAGACGCTGGGCGATGGGGTGGTCGGCGGCGATGGCGCAGAAACTGGCGCCGAACAGCGTGTCGGGACGGGTCGTGTAGACCTCGAGGAGGTCATCCGTGCCGGCGAGCCGGAAGTGGACGCGCGCGCCTTCTGACCGGCCGATCCAGTTGCGCTGCATGATGCGCACCTTCTCGGGCCAGCGGTCCAGCGTGTCGAGGCCGGCCAGAAGATCCTCGGCGAAATCGGTGATCTTGAAGAACCACTGAGACAGCTTGCGGCGCTCGACCGGCGCGCCGGACCGCCAGCCCTTGCCGTCGATCACCTGCTCGTTGGCCAGCACCGTATGGTCGACCGGATCCCAGTTGACGTAGGACTCCTTGCGCTCGACCAGTCCGTTCTGCAGGAACGCCAGGAACAACGCCTGTTCGTGCCGGTAATAGTCCGGGCTGCAGGTGGCGAACTCGCGGCTCCAGTCGATGGCGAGACCAAGGCTCTTGAGCTGGCCGCGCATGGTGTCGATGTTCTGGTAGGTCCAGGCCGCCGGATGCACCTTGCGCTCCATGGCGGCGTTCTCCGCCGGCATGCCGAAGGCGTCCCAGCCCATGGGATGCAGGACGTTGAAGCCACGCGCGCGTTTGTAACGGGCGACGACGTCGCCCATGGTGTAGTTGCGCACATGGCCCATATGGATGCGGCCCGACGGATAGGGGAACATCTCCAACACGTAGTACTTGGGCTTGCCCTCGTCCTCACGCGTGGCGAAGCTGTCTCGCTCCGCCCAGATGTCCTGCCACTTCCGCTCGGCGACCTTGGCGTTATAGCGGCTCATTCGACTCGGTTCTTTGGAAAAAGCGTCTAGTCTTCGTTCTTGGTGACGGTGCCGATGCGAATCTGGCGCGCCTTGACGAGAATGGCGTCCTCGAGGCCGGCGATCGTGGTCTGCTGCACGGGGACGTCGATCCATTCGCCGTTGGCGGCGCGCTGCTGGCGGTTGACCACCACCTTCAGGGCGTCGGCGCGTAGCCGCGAATCCATGATGTTGACGCGCACCTTGGTCCGTTCGTTCGGCGTGGCCGGGTTGTTGTACCAGTCGGTGAGGATGACGCCGCCGGTGGCATCGGTGGACGCCATCGGCATGAATTCCAGGGTTTCCAGCGCTGCCTGCCACAGGTAGCCATTGACCCTCATCGCCTCGGCCTGTTGCAGCTGGATGGGCCGATACCGGTCGGCGACTTCCTTGCTGCCGCCGCCGCCGCAAGCCGTCACGGCCGCGGCACCCGCCAACACGATGATTCGAAAAGCTATCCTCGGCATATGTTCGCCTCAGTCTGATGAAGGGTACGCGGGGCGTGCCGCCGCGCCTTTATACAAGCCGGGTAAGCGATAGAACAACCGGTTTGAGGGCGCAAGCCGCCGATAGCGCGGGTTTCACGCCGCTTTCTTGCCGGCTCGCCTGTGGAAACGCCCGTAACCGGCCACGGTGTCAGCATTCTGTCGCGGACTCTTCTTGATTTGCCATGAATGTTGGAGTGGAATATATCGAGATCAATACCAGATAGGTTGTGGCGGACGCGGAAACCGTTTATCACCCGGCGCGTTACGCCAAGAGGAAACGAACAAGGAGCACGCCTCCCCGAAACGGGCGGCGGAGCAAGAAGATGGGCAGGCTGACTCGGACTGCAGTTGTATCGCTGATGGCGCTCGCCTTCGGGCAGCAAGCGGTCGCGCAGGATTCGATCAAGTTCATCGACGGTGGCGATCTCCAGATGCTGGAGCCCAATACGCCGCTGCCTACTCCTTCCCTCGTCAAGGACAAGCCAGCGGCGCCAGCCGTGATCACGCCTCCCGCCGAGTCCCGGGCGGTGCGTATCCAGGCCGATCCCAAGCAGGAAAATATCCGCGTCGGCGTCGACATCAAACTCGAGGAATCCGACCGCATCGAACTGCGCGAGGCCGGGCGTCTTTCGTTCCAGAGCGATATCGGCTCCGTCACCGGCTTTTCGTCCGCCGCCACCGCTGGTCCGTTCGGCACGCGCGGCGGTCCGGTCGATCAGGGTCTCGATACGCGCAGCCTGTTCAGCAAGGCCGCTTCGGTCAATCCGGGCAAGGCGCTGACAGGCGCCGCCGTCCGTGATCCCGGCGCGGTTTCGCCGCGCTTCGCCGGTTTCCGCATCGGCTATGCCGACGGCTTCTCAGCCGACGACCCGCGCGGCGTCGCCCCCTCCGAGCGGGGCTTCGAGGTCTATATCAGTTCCGCGGTTGTCGGACAGGGCCTGCGCAGCGGCGCCTACCTGTCTGAATCCAGCCTCGTCTATGAGACCCCGGCCTATAATTTCGGCCTCAACCTGGGCTATCGCGGCTTCACCGTAGCGGCGTCCTTCCTGCATGGCGGCGGCGGCTCGGTCGTGGGGTACGATGCCTATGATCTGGGCGTGAGCTATGATTTCGGCAACTGGATCACCAGCGTCGCCGTGGGCGGCTATTTCGCCGACCGGTCGCCGATGATGCTGGCCATGGTTGATGTGGACCAGCTGTACAGCGTCGAAATCGGCGCGGCCTATGAACTCCGCCCCGGCATCCGTCTGCTCGGCCGCCTGAAAGTCTTCGATTCGCGCAGCCTGCTGCGTACCGGCCCGCTTGATGGCATGGGCGGCAGCTTCTATTTCGGCACCAGCTTCGGCTTCTGACGCCGCGGTCGTCGCGACCTAGTCGCTCAAGCCCTCCGCCACCGCGCCGATCACCCCTACTCCCGCCACGCCCATACCACGCAATCGCCGCACCGACTCCGTGTCCACGCCGCCCAGCGCATAGACAGGTATTCCGCTGCCCCGCACCAGCGCCGAAAGCTTGGCCGGGCCGAGATAGGGGGCGCCGGGATGGCTGGCGGTGGAAAATACCGGCGAAACGAAGGCCGCATGGGCGCCGGCGGACGCGGCGCGCCGAAGCGCCTTGCGGTCATGGGCCGCAGCCGTCAGCAGCCAGCGTGGATGGCGCCGCCGTATCATGCCGGCCCGGGGAATCAGCCATTGCGGCAGATGCACGCCATCGGCCCCGACGGCCTCGGCCAGCGACACATCTCCCGCCACCAGGACGAGCAGGCCCCGTTTCCGCGACAGACGCACCAGCCGCGTCGCCAGATCTGCCCGGCCGGGCGCGTCGTAATCCCGCAAGATCACGCCCGCGCCGCGCGGCAATGCCCCGGCGGCCGCGATCGGATCGGGGACGCGCCTCGCGTCGGTCATGAACCACAGGGGGGGCAGGCCATCGTCGCCTCCCGCGCGGCGGTGCAGGGCGCTCGCGGCACGCCACAGGGATATGAGCTTGGTACTGGCCATGAACCGGTGACGCTAATATACCAGCACCCAGTCTGACCAGCCGATTGAACCAGGATGCCCGCCCAGCCCACCCTCTCGCAGATTACCGCCCATCTTGCCGAAATCCGCGCCCGTATCGATCAGGCCGCCCGTGCAGGTGGCCGCTCCGGCGCCGACGTGACCCTGATCGCGGTCTCCAAGACCCATCCGGCCGAGACCATCGAGCTGGCGCTG comes from the Iodidimonas sp. SYSU 1G8 genome and includes:
- a CDS encoding DUF3576 domain-containing protein, which encodes MTACGGGGSKEVADRYRPIQLQQAEAMRVNGYLWQAALETLEFMPMASTDATGGVILTDWYNNPATPNERTKVRVNIMDSRLRADALKVVVNRQQRAANGEWIDVPVQQTTIAGLEDAILVKARQIRIGTVTKNED
- a CDS encoding thiamine phosphate synthase → MASTKLISLWRAASALHRRAGGDDGLPPLWFMTDARRVPDPIAAAGALPRGAGVILRDYDAPGRADLATRLVRLSRKRGLLVLVAGDVSLAEAVGADGVHLPQWLIPRAGMIRRRHPRWLLTAAAHDRKALRRAASAGAHAAFVSPVFSTASHPGAPYLGPAKLSALVRGSGIPVYALGGVDTESVRRLRGMGVAGVGVIGAVAEGLSD